From the Clostridiales bacterium FE2011 genome, one window contains:
- a CDS encoding RnfABCDGE type electron transport complex subunit B, which produces MNIILITTLVIAVIGICVGAGLVFTGKKFAVEVDEREVAVREQLPGNNCGACGYAGCDALAGAIARGEAPVNACPVGGAPVAQAIGDIMGTTAGAMERKVAFVACKGTCDVTKNQGNYIGIKDCRTAVLSGMNITDCIYGCLGFGSCAEVCPEQAISIQNGVAVVNRNRCVSCGLCAKTCPRGLISLIPESRIIRVQCSNRDKGPVVRKMCSAGCIGCGLCVKQCESEAIVFDGTLARIDPEKCTLCGKCAEKCPAKVIMTTPN; this is translated from the coding sequence ATGAACATTATTCTGATCACGACCCTGGTTATCGCGGTCATCGGTATCTGCGTCGGCGCGGGCCTGGTTTTCACCGGCAAGAAGTTTGCGGTGGAAGTGGACGAACGGGAAGTGGCCGTGCGGGAACAGCTCCCCGGCAACAACTGCGGCGCCTGTGGTTATGCAGGCTGTGACGCGCTGGCCGGCGCCATTGCCCGGGGCGAAGCTCCGGTAAACGCCTGCCCGGTAGGCGGCGCGCCTGTGGCCCAGGCAATCGGCGACATCATGGGCACCACTGCCGGTGCAATGGAACGCAAGGTTGCGTTCGTGGCCTGCAAAGGCACCTGCGATGTGACAAAGAACCAGGGCAACTATATCGGCATCAAGGACTGCCGGACCGCTGTGCTTTCCGGCATGAATATCACGGACTGTATCTACGGCTGCCTGGGCTTCGGCTCCTGCGCCGAGGTATGTCCGGAACAGGCCATCTCCATTCAGAACGGTGTTGCCGTTGTGAACCGGAACCGCTGCGTCAGCTGCGGTCTGTGTGCCAAGACCTGCCCGAGGGGCCTGATCTCCCTGATTCCGGAAAGCCGGATTATCCGCGTTCAGTGCTCCAACCGGGATAAGGGTCCGGTTGTCCGGAAAATGTGCTCCGCCGGCTGCATCGGCTGCGGTCTGTGCGTAAAGCAGTGTGAATCCGAAGCCATCGTGTTTGACGGCACACTGGCCCGGATTGATCCGGAAAAGTGCACCCTCTGCGGCAAGTGCGCGGAGAAGTGCCCCGCCAAGGTCATCATGACCACTCCGAATTAA
- a CDS encoding electron transport complex subunit E, with product MKKYIERLWNGLIKENPVLVLMLGMCPALAVSTQASNGIGMGLSTLAVLVLSNFVISCLRKVIPDQVRLPAYIVIVASLVTVTELLIEAYLPSLYEALGIYIPLIVVNCIILGRAEAYANKHTPLLSVMDGIGMGLGFTIALTLAGMIRELLGAGTVFGFRLLPESFGMTIFIQPPGAFLVFALIIAVMNAIGIKTRQRKLVESGCDGNCALCSSVCESRDADPKAEEEQKGGADA from the coding sequence ATGAAAAAGTATATCGAACGCCTCTGGAACGGCCTGATTAAAGAAAACCCGGTCCTTGTACTGATGCTGGGCATGTGCCCGGCGCTGGCGGTTTCCACCCAGGCGTCCAACGGCATTGGCATGGGCCTGAGCACGCTGGCCGTGCTGGTACTGAGCAACTTCGTGATCAGCTGCCTGCGGAAGGTGATTCCGGATCAGGTCCGGCTTCCTGCCTACATCGTTATCGTCGCCAGCCTGGTGACGGTGACCGAACTGCTGATTGAAGCGTATCTGCCCAGCCTCTATGAGGCACTGGGTATCTACATTCCGCTGATCGTGGTGAACTGCATCATCCTCGGCCGTGCGGAAGCCTACGCGAACAAACATACCCCGCTGCTGTCCGTGATGGACGGTATCGGCATGGGCCTTGGTTTTACCATTGCCCTGACCCTGGCGGGCATGATCCGTGAACTTCTCGGTGCGGGAACGGTCTTCGGATTCCGCCTGCTGCCGGAAAGCTTCGGTATGACGATCTTCATCCAGCCTCCGGGAGCCTTCCTGGTGTTCGCGCTGATCATTGCGGTGATGAATGCCATCGGCATCAAGACCCGTCAGCGCAAGCTGGTTGAAAGCGGCTGCGACGGCAACTGCGCACTGTGCAGCTCCGTATGCGAATCCCGGGATGCCGATCCGAAAGCTGAAGAAGAACAGAAGGGAGGCGCGGACGCATGA
- a CDS encoding RnfABCDGE type electron transport complex subunit A: protein MNNTSLIMIIVTSALVHNVVLNQFLGICSFLGVSKQMKASISLGGAVIFVITIASAVASLLYDYVLKPLGMDFMKTIIFILVIAALVQIVEMFLKKKSPAVYKALGIYLPLITTNCAVLGVALTNVQDGYNFIQCVTSGFGTAVGYTIAIVLLAGIRSRINEKDLPAPLRGAPIVMIAAALMSIAFMGFGGLVL, encoded by the coding sequence ATGAATAACACGAGTCTGATTATGATCATCGTGACCAGCGCGCTGGTGCACAATGTGGTGCTGAACCAGTTCCTGGGCATCTGTTCCTTCCTGGGCGTGAGCAAACAGATGAAGGCCTCCATCAGCCTGGGCGGCGCGGTCATCTTCGTTATCACCATCGCCTCCGCTGTGGCAAGCCTGCTGTACGACTACGTCCTCAAGCCCCTGGGCATGGACTTCATGAAGACCATCATCTTCATCCTGGTCATTGCTGCCCTGGTGCAGATTGTGGAAATGTTCCTGAAGAAGAAGTCCCCGGCGGTGTACAAGGCCCTGGGTATCTATCTTCCCCTGATTACCACCAACTGCGCGGTGCTGGGCGTTGCCCTGACCAACGTGCAGGACGGCTACAACTTCATCCAGTGCGTGACCAGCGGCTTCGGCACGGCTGTGGGCTATACCATCGCCATCGTGCTGCTGGCGGGCATCCGGTCCCGGATCAATGAAAAGGACCTGCCCGCTCCGCTGCGGGGCGCGCCCATTGTCATGATCGCTGCCGCGCTGATGTCCATCGCATTTATGGGCTTCGGCGGCCTGGTACTGTGA
- a CDS encoding ammonia-forming cytochrome c nitrite reductase subunit c552: MDYFAKKQWIRIAICAVLVAAIVLAMTGVFSGTESLKYDPSAKKLAAGESEAEAAMQGFGGDVTAHLVLEGNTVKELTIDTPNETEGLGKRTSDAEFTDQFIGKDGPFTFGENGVEALSGATVTSTAALKAINKAITGEEAAEEPAAEERAKEPEAAAADENAITATEQGFGGDVTVHVTLDGDKIQTLTIDTPNETDGLGQRASEAAFTDQFVGKSGPFTYGEDGIEALTGATITSNAALKAINSVMPAAEQKEEAAPAEEPAEAIGTAAATDAAAVTATEQGFGGDVTVHVTLDGDKIQALTIDTPNETDGLGKKASEEKFTDQFIGKSGLFTYGEDGIEALTGATITSNAALKAINSVVPAAEQKEEAAATEEPAAEATAEPVAEATAEPAPEATEAPAEKAETKQEAASDGQAYAVYRATKENAFSKVTVTASAKNGALTDVKITSEGEEGKDLLTDEIRSEWAKAILESGSAAPDAITGATLKFSAGSVQEAMEEILARMNGETAAAPAEEPAAEEPKAEEPAAEEAVSETKEEPAAAAPEKVVPLYAAYRAEAENNFSKVTVIASAKNGQLTAVKILSEGEGNNDLLTDAIREEWAKAILESGSAAPDAITGATLQFSAGSVQKAMEEILAKMAGGGTAADKPAAETPVEEPKEENNTSAISGSDMLSLIAVSMGKEQENSYVTDYLEQDPYLVNIYEGYGFAKDYGSARGHSYTLTDVAKTQRPHPKANCLTCKTPDMHKMIEELGVGVYSMAFDEVMAQMTQPISCYTCHGADDGNGGKMVVTHQYVNEALGANISEIKAASLSCGQCHIEYYFTPEDSEAMMPYHSKAEMTPEAILAYYDAMGFFDWEQPGTGTKMLKAQHPELETWAYGKHAAMLSCADCHMPTVTMENGMQYHDHHLVSPLQNEVLLAKCAACHGSTENTIALVQDIQAKVTARETEVGNMLSGLKDKLTETVSAGQMGEDDLNAVRKLHREAQWFFDFCYVENSEGAHNSALAYRCLDTAETKIGEAMNLIASAGMTDVSAQTPSEEAPAEEAAALKTPPMYAGYRVEKENAFSKITVIASARNGMLTSMKILSEGEEGKDLLTDEIKEEWAKAVLESQSAAPDAVTGATLAYSAASVQEAVTEVLDKASGR; this comes from the coding sequence ATGGACTATTTTGCTAAGAAACAATGGATCCGGATCGCAATCTGCGCGGTGCTGGTGGCGGCGATCGTCCTGGCGATGACCGGTGTGTTCAGCGGAACCGAATCCCTGAAGTATGACCCGTCCGCCAAGAAACTGGCTGCCGGTGAGTCTGAAGCGGAAGCAGCCATGCAGGGCTTTGGCGGCGACGTTACGGCGCATCTTGTCCTGGAGGGCAACACGGTCAAGGAACTGACCATCGATACGCCGAACGAGACCGAAGGTCTGGGCAAGCGCACGTCTGACGCGGAATTCACGGACCAGTTCATCGGCAAGGACGGTCCCTTCACCTTCGGTGAAAACGGCGTTGAAGCCCTGTCCGGCGCTACCGTGACTTCCACGGCTGCCCTGAAGGCGATCAACAAGGCCATCACCGGTGAGGAAGCGGCCGAAGAACCCGCCGCGGAAGAACGGGCCAAGGAACCTGAAGCGGCTGCGGCGGATGAGAATGCCATCACCGCAACGGAGCAGGGCTTCGGCGGCGACGTGACAGTGCACGTCACCCTGGACGGAGACAAGATCCAGACGCTGACCATCGATACGCCCAATGAAACCGACGGCCTGGGCCAGCGGGCTTCTGAAGCGGCATTCACCGACCAGTTCGTCGGCAAGAGCGGACCCTTCACCTACGGCGAAGACGGAATCGAAGCGCTGACCGGCGCGACGATCACCTCCAATGCCGCCCTGAAGGCGATCAACAGTGTGATGCCCGCGGCAGAACAGAAGGAAGAAGCAGCACCGGCAGAAGAACCTGCTGAAGCGATCGGAACGGCTGCCGCAACAGATGCTGCCGCTGTGACCGCAACGGAGCAGGGCTTCGGCGGCGACGTGACAGTGCACGTCACCCTGGACGGAGACAAGATCCAGGCGCTGACCATCGATACGCCCAATGAAACCGACGGCTTGGGCAAGAAGGCTTCCGAAGAGAAGTTTACCGATCAGTTTATCGGCAAGAGCGGCCTCTTCACCTACGGCGAAGACGGAATCGAAGCGCTGACCGGCGCGACGATCACCTCCAATGCCGCCCTGAAGGCGATCAACAGTGTGGTGCCCGCGGCTGAACAGAAGGAAGAAGCCGCCGCGACGGAAGAACCGGCTGCGGAAGCAACGGCTGAACCTGTTGCTGAAGCAACAGCGGAACCTGCACCGGAAGCAACCGAAGCACCCGCGGAAAAGGCTGAGACGAAGCAGGAAGCCGCTTCTGACGGACAGGCTTACGCGGTTTACCGTGCAACGAAGGAGAATGCCTTCAGCAAGGTAACGGTTACCGCTTCCGCCAAGAACGGCGCCCTGACAGACGTGAAGATCACTTCCGAAGGCGAAGAGGGCAAGGACCTGCTGACGGATGAAATCCGCAGCGAGTGGGCCAAGGCCATCCTGGAAAGCGGCAGTGCGGCGCCGGATGCCATCACAGGCGCGACCCTGAAATTCTCCGCCGGTTCCGTGCAGGAAGCCATGGAAGAAATCCTGGCCCGGATGAACGGGGAAACTGCTGCGGCTCCTGCTGAAGAGCCTGCGGCTGAAGAACCCAAGGCTGAGGAACCTGCCGCAGAAGAAGCCGTTTCCGAAACAAAGGAAGAGCCTGCTGCAGCCGCCCCTGAAAAGGTGGTCCCACTTTATGCTGCCTACCGTGCGGAAGCTGAGAACAACTTCAGTAAGGTAACAGTCATTGCTTCAGCGAAGAACGGACAGCTGACGGCTGTAAAAATCCTCTCCGAGGGAGAAGGAAACAACGACCTGCTGACGGATGCCATCCGCGAGGAGTGGGCCAAGGCGATCCTGGAGAGCGGCAGCGCGGCTCCGGATGCCATCACCGGCGCAACTCTGCAGTTCTCTGCCGGTTCCGTGCAGAAAGCCATGGAGGAGATCCTGGCAAAGATGGCGGGCGGCGGGACAGCTGCGGATAAACCTGCGGCAGAGACGCCTGTGGAAGAACCCAAGGAAGAGAATAATACATCCGCGATAAGCGGCAGCGATATGCTGTCGCTTATCGCTGTTTCTATGGGTAAAGAACAGGAAAACAGTTATGTAACAGATTATCTGGAACAGGATCCGTATCTGGTGAACATTTATGAAGGATATGGGTTTGCAAAGGATTATGGCAGCGCCCGCGGACATTCCTACACCCTGACGGATGTGGCAAAGACACAGCGGCCGCATCCAAAGGCCAACTGCCTGACCTGCAAGACGCCGGATATGCACAAGATGATTGAGGAACTGGGCGTCGGCGTCTATTCCATGGCTTTTGACGAGGTCATGGCTCAGATGACACAGCCGATCTCCTGTTATACCTGTCATGGAGCGGATGACGGCAACGGCGGCAAGATGGTTGTCACCCACCAGTATGTGAACGAGGCGCTGGGCGCGAACATCAGTGAAATCAAGGCGGCGTCGCTGTCCTGCGGACAGTGCCATATTGAATACTATTTCACGCCGGAAGACAGCGAAGCCATGATGCCTTACCACAGCAAGGCAGAAATGACGCCTGAGGCGATCCTGGCCTATTATGATGCAATGGGCTTCTTCGACTGGGAACAGCCGGGAACCGGAACAAAGATGCTCAAGGCGCAGCATCCGGAACTGGAAACCTGGGCTTACGGCAAACATGCCGCCATGCTCAGCTGCGCCGACTGCCATATGCCGACAGTCACAATGGAAAACGGCATGCAGTATCACGATCATCACCTGGTGAGCCCGCTGCAGAACGAAGTTCTGCTGGCAAAATGTGCTGCCTGTCATGGGAGCACTGAAAACACCATTGCCCTGGTGCAGGATATTCAGGCTAAAGTTACAGCGCGTGAGACAGAAGTGGGCAACATGCTTTCCGGCCTGAAGGATAAGCTGACGGAGACGGTCTCCGCCGGACAGATGGGCGAAGATGACTTGAATGCGGTTCGAAAACTGCATCGTGAAGCGCAGTGGTTCTTTGATTTCTGCTATGTGGAGAACTCGGAGGGTGCACATAACTCCGCACTGGCTTACCGCTGTCTGGACACAGCTGAAACGAAGATCGGCGAAGCCATGAATCTGATTGCTTCTGCGGGAATGACAGACGTAAGTGCCCAGACGCCTTCCGAGGAAGCACCCGCAGAAGAAGCGGCTGCTCTGAAAACGCCCCCGATGTATGCAGGCTATCGTGTGGAAAAGGAAAACGCGTTCAGCAAGATTACTGTTATCGCTTCCGCCAGGAACGGGATGCTGACCAGCATGAAGATCCTTTCGGAAGGTGAAGAGGGAAAAGATCTTCTGACGGATGAAATCAAAGAGGAATGGGCGAAGGCTGTTCTGGAGAGTCAAAGCGCGGCACCGGACGCCGTTACCGGCGCAACGCTTGCGTATTCCGCAGCTTCTGTACAGGAAGCTGTAACAGAAGTCCTGGACAAGGCGTCCGGCAGATAA
- a CDS encoding RnfABCDGE type electron transport complex subunit D, with product MNMLNLSAAPHARDKWTTPFIMRMVTLSLLPATIVGILVYGWNAFGVVALAIVSAVASEWLFCKACKKPSTIWDGSAVVTGLLLALSLGPQTPLYIPVIGSVFAIVVCKCCFGGLGKNFINPALAARCFLLISFANAMAIKPVVDTVASATPVGAMKAGEVVDITKMFLGTADGVIGSSILALLVGGLLLWSLDIIHGQICFSVLIGFTVFLGLFGGKGFDPAYLLAHLCGGGVVMGAFFMATDYVTSPVSRLGQFIYGCLIGVLGGLFRLKGNTADSFSYAIIIGNVCSPLIDTYIVQKPFAYRKIGKTRKTSKEPFRIPKPVIALTLIAAIAGVALSGVYSMTKDTIEDQKLQAERASYREVCPEAETFEDSEAAKAKLEELAGGNWGTNFGSTRINEAIVGKDAAGNVVGYALSVSSKGFGGDVTMALGLTPDGEVKKISFTELNETAGLGMRANEESFKDQFPGKSGSVSLVKGDAGENEISALTGATITSTAVTNALNAGLDFYDTVLKGGN from the coding sequence GTGAATATGCTGAATCTTTCCGCGGCTCCTCACGCAAGAGATAAATGGACTACTCCGTTCATCATGCGGATGGTCACCCTGAGCCTGCTGCCTGCCACGATTGTGGGTATCCTGGTATACGGCTGGAATGCCTTCGGCGTTGTGGCACTGGCAATTGTTTCCGCTGTGGCGTCTGAATGGCTTTTCTGCAAAGCCTGCAAAAAGCCCAGCACTATCTGGGACGGCAGCGCGGTGGTTACCGGTCTTCTGCTGGCCCTGTCCCTGGGACCGCAGACGCCCCTGTATATCCCGGTGATCGGTTCCGTGTTCGCCATCGTAGTCTGCAAGTGCTGCTTCGGCGGACTGGGCAAGAACTTCATCAACCCCGCGCTGGCTGCGCGCTGCTTCCTGCTGATTTCCTTCGCCAACGCGATGGCGATCAAACCGGTTGTGGACACGGTAGCTTCCGCGACTCCTGTCGGCGCTATGAAGGCCGGCGAGGTGGTGGACATCACCAAGATGTTCCTGGGCACGGCGGACGGCGTAATCGGCAGCTCCATCCTGGCGCTGCTGGTGGGCGGCCTGCTGCTCTGGAGCCTGGATATTATCCATGGCCAGATCTGCTTCTCCGTGCTGATCGGCTTCACCGTGTTCCTGGGACTGTTCGGAGGCAAGGGCTTTGATCCCGCTTACCTGCTGGCGCACCTGTGCGGCGGCGGTGTGGTGATGGGCGCCTTCTTCATGGCCACGGACTATGTGACCAGCCCTGTGAGCCGCCTGGGCCAGTTCATTTACGGCTGCCTGATCGGCGTGCTGGGCGGACTGTTCCGCCTGAAGGGCAACACGGCTGACTCCTTCAGCTACGCGATCATCATCGGCAACGTATGTTCTCCCCTGATTGATACATATATCGTCCAGAAGCCTTTCGCCTACAGGAAGATCGGCAAGACCCGGAAGACCAGCAAGGAACCCTTCCGGATTCCGAAGCCTGTGATCGCCCTGACACTGATCGCGGCGATCGCCGGCGTGGCGCTGAGCGGTGTGTACTCCATGACCAAGGACACCATTGAAGACCAGAAGCTGCAGGCGGAGCGGGCTTCCTACAGGGAAGTGTGCCCCGAAGCAGAGACCTTTGAAGACTCCGAAGCCGCGAAGGCAAAGCTGGAAGAGCTGGCCGGCGGGAACTGGGGAACGAACTTCGGTTCCACCCGGATCAACGAGGCGATTGTGGGCAAGGATGCCGCCGGTAATGTGGTGGGCTATGCCCTGAGCGTTTCCTCCAAGGGCTTCGGCGGCGACGTGACCATGGCGCTGGGCCTGACCCCGGACGGCGAGGTGAAGAAAATCTCCTTCACCGAGCTGAATGAAACCGCGGGCCTGGGTATGCGGGCCAATGAGGAATCCTTCAAGGATCAGTTCCCGGGCAAGAGCGGCAGCGTAAGCCTGGTGAAGGGTGACGCCGGAGAGAATGAGATCAGTGCCCTGACCGGCGCGACCATCACCTCCACGGCTGTGACCAATGCCCTGAATGCCGGCCTGGACTTCTATGATACTGTGCTGAAAGGAGGCAACTGA
- a CDS encoding cytochrome c biogenesis protein ResB: MKKIGKFLSSMPFAITLLVLLAAACAFSSTVSQGQAYEYYAVQYGERTAGLILALHLDDAFHSWWFIGLSAFLCLNLLCCNLIRLPGLLKRVRAFAKPDGTTASNATAEAEGTGDPRRLFAALHMPSVHEGENGQLYATGNRAGFWGAWVCHLGILLLILGFALGQITMKQYTVYALPGQTKGMDDSGLQVTVDDLQILRAESGAVQQYTAALTVSDPVNHTEEKGTTGVNAPANLYGYKFFQNSVGWGADVRVLKNGQELQKEGLCVGEFFAIADKPELVIYFPAFYPDYSGEPKQSDPSLPVKDPAYLYQVYYQGQILGMNILKAGEELTIDEYTVLFENPRNYTLLAVKRDVFTWLVLLGGLVTLAGLVMAFWLQPRTVCAVKEGENWHVFGRCQKGGVLFREEFLKAAAETGFTPCKSSDNEGDDA, from the coding sequence ATGAAAAAGATCGGTAAATTCCTTTCTTCCATGCCATTTGCGATTACGCTGCTGGTGCTGCTGGCCGCGGCCTGCGCGTTCAGTTCCACTGTTTCACAGGGACAGGCATATGAATACTATGCAGTGCAGTATGGAGAGAGAACTGCCGGACTGATCCTGGCACTGCATCTGGATGACGCGTTTCACAGCTGGTGGTTTATCGGATTGAGCGCGTTTTTGTGCCTGAATCTGCTCTGCTGCAACCTGATCAGGCTGCCCGGACTGCTGAAACGGGTTCGCGCCTTTGCAAAACCGGACGGCACCACTGCATCAAATGCCACGGCTGAGGCGGAAGGCACAGGGGATCCGCGTCGCCTGTTTGCGGCATTGCATATGCCGTCGGTTCATGAAGGTGAGAACGGTCAGCTTTATGCGACCGGGAACCGGGCCGGTTTCTGGGGCGCGTGGGTCTGCCATCTGGGCATCCTTTTGCTGATTCTTGGGTTTGCACTGGGACAGATCACCATGAAACAATATACAGTCTATGCCCTGCCCGGACAAACAAAAGGGATGGACGATTCCGGATTGCAGGTGACGGTGGATGATCTTCAGATCCTGCGCGCGGAGAGCGGCGCAGTGCAGCAGTACACAGCTGCGCTGACTGTATCGGATCCTGTGAATCATACGGAAGAAAAAGGAACAACCGGTGTAAATGCGCCGGCAAATCTGTACGGTTATAAATTCTTCCAGAATTCTGTGGGCTGGGGCGCTGATGTACGGGTGCTGAAAAACGGACAGGAACTGCAGAAGGAAGGCCTTTGCGTCGGCGAGTTCTTCGCAATCGCGGACAAACCGGAACTGGTGATCTATTTTCCGGCATTTTATCCTGATTATTCAGGAGAACCGAAACAGAGTGATCCGTCTTTGCCGGTGAAAGATCCGGCATATCTGTACCAGGTCTATTACCAGGGTCAGATTCTCGGTATGAATATACTGAAAGCCGGGGAAGAACTGACAATTGACGAGTATACGGTACTGTTTGAAAATCCAAGGAACTACACGCTGCTGGCAGTCAAACGCGATGTGTTTACCTGGCTGGTGCTGCTGGGCGGCCTGGTTACACTGGCCGGACTGGTGATGGCTTTCTGGCTGCAGCCGAGGACTGTCTGTGCGGTGAAAGAAGGGGAAAACTGGCATGTCTTTGGCCGGTGTCAAAAGGGCGGAGTCCTTTTCCGGGAGGAATTCCTGAAGGCGGCTGCGGAGACTGGGTTTACCCCTTGCAAATCCTCAGATAATGAAGGAGATGATGCATGA
- the rsxC gene encoding electron transport complex subunit RsxC, producing the protein MKGVGIAVKNTFRGGVHPAGHKDLSRESRLRLFNPKGEMVFPLSMHIGKPAKPVVKKNDEVKVGQLLAEADGFVSAPIHSSCSGKVKAIEKRRVLGGGMAECIVIDNDGLFTPAEDYTQRTDASQLSNSDIIQRVQKAGIVGLGGAGFPTAVKLQPKNADAIEYVIANGAECEPYLTCNDQLMRIHSNEIAEGLELVLRLFPNAEGVICIEDNKPEAIEAMSRAVSDKPKISVRTMITKYPQGGERSLIQAVAGVDFPTSKLPADVGCVVQNVGTLYAIQRAVLYGEPLFSQCFTITGEAVAEPGNYMVRVGTSYAELLEAAGGVKEGMEIRKALSGGPMMGIAIGSLDIPIQKQNNGLTLLAEDPVEAAEAVMTSCLRCGRCTTVCPMGLTPQLMCDAAVAGDLERYEKKLYGMDCIQCGSCSFACPAKRPLTPTFKQAKAEILEKRKREGGAQK; encoded by the coding sequence ATGAAAGGAGTCGGCATTGCAGTGAAAAACACATTTCGCGGCGGCGTACATCCCGCAGGTCACAAGGACCTGAGCCGGGAAAGCCGTCTGCGTCTCTTCAATCCGAAGGGAGAGATGGTTTTCCCGCTTTCCATGCACATTGGAAAACCCGCGAAACCGGTGGTGAAAAAGAATGATGAGGTGAAGGTGGGGCAGTTGCTCGCGGAAGCGGACGGCTTTGTTTCCGCACCGATTCATTCCAGCTGTTCGGGTAAGGTAAAGGCAATTGAAAAGCGCCGGGTACTGGGCGGCGGCATGGCAGAATGCATTGTCATCGACAATGACGGACTGTTCACGCCCGCGGAAGATTATACCCAGCGGACGGACGCTTCCCAGCTGTCCAACAGCGACATCATCCAGCGGGTACAGAAGGCCGGCATCGTCGGCCTGGGCGGCGCAGGTTTCCCGACGGCTGTGAAACTCCAGCCGAAGAATGCTGATGCGATCGAATACGTGATCGCCAACGGTGCTGAATGCGAGCCGTACCTGACCTGCAATGATCAGCTGATGCGGATTCATTCCAATGAGATCGCGGAGGGCCTGGAGCTGGTGCTTCGGCTTTTCCCGAACGCTGAAGGCGTGATCTGCATCGAGGATAACAAACCCGAAGCCATTGAGGCAATGAGCCGTGCTGTATCGGACAAGCCGAAGATCAGCGTGCGGACCATGATTACCAAGTACCCCCAGGGCGGTGAGCGCAGCCTGATCCAGGCTGTGGCCGGTGTGGATTTCCCCACCAGCAAGCTGCCCGCTGACGTGGGCTGCGTGGTGCAGAACGTGGGAACGCTGTACGCGATTCAGCGCGCTGTGCTCTACGGAGAACCGCTGTTCAGCCAGTGCTTCACCATTACCGGTGAGGCGGTTGCAGAACCCGGAAACTATATGGTCCGGGTGGGCACCAGCTATGCCGAACTGCTGGAAGCTGCAGGCGGTGTGAAGGAAGGCATGGAGATCCGCAAGGCTCTCTCCGGCGGACCCATGATGGGTATTGCCATCGGTTCACTGGATATCCCGATCCAGAAGCAGAACAACGGCCTGACGCTGCTGGCGGAAGACCCGGTGGAAGCGGCGGAAGCCGTGATGACCAGCTGCCTGCGCTGCGGACGCTGCACAACGGTGTGCCCGATGGGCCTGACACCCCAGCTGATGTGCGATGCGGCGGTGGCCGGCGACCTGGAACGGTATGAGAAGAAGCTGTACGGCATGGACTGCATCCAGTGCGGCAGCTGCAGCTTTGCCTGCCCGGCCAAACGGCCCCTGACGCCTACGTTCAAGCAGGCGAAGGCAGAAATCCTTGAGAAGAGAAAACGGGAAGGAGGCGCTCAGAAGTGA
- the ccsB gene encoding c-type cytochrome biogenesis protein CcsB, which translates to MLQVENTLFTIVVIGYFILTALNFAFVILKKDALAKIAFGIQAGIFLLHTAALVLRGIGAGHWPMTNQYEFATSFAWALCLVSLVFIRKYCFPVLGAFSSPLILLMIGYAAMQSREVKELMPSLRSSWLAFHVSTAIIAYGSFGVAFVLSLIFLFRGRIKGEGFWGQHIPQPKKLDMISYRSVCLGMLFLTLTILTGAIWAEQAWGSYWSWDPKETWSLVTWIIYAIYLHLRIRRGWRGKAAAWFAVIGFICVIFTYIGVNTFLPGIHSYA; encoded by the coding sequence ATGCTTCAGGTGGAAAACACGCTGTTCACAATTGTTGTGATTGGTTATTTTATCCTTACGGCCCTGAACTTCGCGTTTGTGATCCTGAAGAAGGACGCGCTGGCCAAAATTGCATTCGGGATTCAGGCGGGTATTTTCCTGCTGCATACCGCTGCGCTTGTACTGCGAGGAATCGGTGCGGGACACTGGCCGATGACGAACCAGTATGAGTTTGCAACCAGCTTTGCCTGGGCGCTGTGCCTGGTCAGCCTGGTTTTTATCCGGAAGTACTGTTTTCCGGTGCTGGGGGCTTTTTCTTCGCCGCTGATCCTGCTGATGATTGGCTATGCAGCCATGCAAAGCAGGGAAGTGAAGGAACTGATGCCTTCACTGCGTTCCAGCTGGCTGGCTTTTCATGTTTCCACGGCGATCATTGCATATGGATCTTTCGGGGTTGCCTTTGTTCTTTCCCTGATCTTCCTTTTCCGGGGAAGAATCAAGGGAGAAGGGTTCTGGGGACAGCACATTCCGCAGCCGAAAAAGCTGGATATGATCAGCTACCGGAGCGTATGCCTGGGAATGCTGTTTCTGACACTTACGATTCTGACCGGAGCAATCTGGGCTGAACAGGCCTGGGGCAGTTACTGGTCCTGGGATCCGAAGGAAACCTGGTCACTGGTGACCTGGATTATTTACGCGATTTACCTTCACCTGCGGATACGCAGAGGCTGGAGAGGGAAGGCCGCAGCCTGGTTTGCCGTGATCGGCTTTATCTGTGTGATATTTACCTATATCGGTGTGAATACGTTCCTGCCGGGTATTCATAGTTATGCATAA